The following coding sequences are from one Calditrichota bacterium window:
- the selD gene encoding selenide, water dikinase SelD: protein MKPIYLDHNATTPIIDEVADAMIPFLKENFGNPSSSHYYGMQTKKAIALARRRVAELLDCQPEEIIFTSGGTESNNYAIRGAAETFQHKGNHIITSQVEHPAVKNVCQYLEGKGFSVTYLPVDKFGMVNPEDVEKAIRPETFLITIMHANNEVGTIQPIAEIAQIAKKHDVLLHTDAAQSVGKIPTRVNELGVDLLSVAGHKLYAPKGIGALYMRKGLRLQPLMIGADHESGRRAGTENVLEIVGLGKACEIARRDLDEIQRHSRKLREKLWEGLKKEIPDIQLNGHPAKRLPNTLNVSFPGIDANTLLDELTDIAASAGAACHTDVAEPSEVLVAMRLPLGQALGTIRFSVGRLNDEKQIDRAVRSVTGAVKRLKPAADEETPLFVDSENIKLTHFTHGLGCACKLRPQNLEQVLASMPKITDANVLVGTNTADDAAVYRINDEQAVVQTVDFFTPIVDDPYDFGAISAANSLSDIYAMGGKPIFALNIVGFPEKRLPLDVLQQILRGASDKATEAGIPIVGGHTVEDSEPKFGLAVTGLIDPKKVLTNSQARPGDAIVLTKPIGLGIITTGLKRGVVDEATKKQAIAIMAQLNGAAAELMVQFEVHSCTDVTGFGLLGHLKEMTTGSGVNAEVRASEVPILEQARELALADVIPGGTVANVDFVKKVVRWHEKISEIDKLLLCDAQTSGGLLIALPEVDAKKFVGQMNASANGGSAIIGKFTEKGEGKITVIP, encoded by the coding sequence ATGAAGCCGATTTATCTTGATCACAATGCCACGACTCCCATCATCGACGAAGTGGCGGACGCGATGATCCCTTTTCTCAAGGAAAATTTTGGCAATCCATCGAGTTCCCACTACTACGGTATGCAGACGAAAAAAGCGATTGCTCTTGCAAGAAGACGAGTGGCGGAATTGCTCGATTGCCAGCCGGAAGAAATTATTTTCACCAGCGGCGGCACCGAGTCGAACAACTACGCCATTCGCGGCGCAGCAGAGACTTTTCAGCACAAAGGAAATCACATCATTACATCCCAGGTCGAACATCCGGCAGTAAAAAATGTTTGCCAATATCTGGAGGGAAAAGGTTTTTCCGTGACATATCTGCCCGTGGACAAATTCGGCATGGTCAATCCCGAAGATGTAGAAAAAGCCATCCGCCCCGAAACGTTTTTGATCACCATCATGCACGCGAATAACGAAGTGGGTACGATTCAACCCATCGCTGAAATCGCTCAAATTGCCAAAAAACACGACGTTTTGCTGCACACCGACGCGGCACAATCTGTAGGAAAAATTCCCACGCGCGTAAACGAGCTTGGAGTTGATCTGCTGTCTGTTGCCGGGCACAAATTGTACGCGCCTAAAGGCATTGGCGCGTTGTACATGCGCAAAGGTCTCCGGCTGCAACCGCTGATGATTGGCGCGGACCACGAATCAGGCCGACGCGCCGGCACGGAAAATGTGCTGGAAATTGTCGGTCTGGGCAAGGCATGCGAAATCGCCCGGCGTGATTTGGACGAAATTCAGCGTCATTCGCGGAAATTGCGGGAGAAATTGTGGGAAGGTCTAAAAAAAGAGATTCCCGACATTCAGCTCAACGGACATCCGGCAAAAAGGCTGCCCAACACACTCAATGTTTCTTTTCCGGGAATCGACGCCAACACTCTTTTGGACGAGCTGACAGATATTGCGGCTTCTGCCGGCGCCGCCTGCCACACGGACGTGGCGGAACCGTCGGAGGTTCTCGTCGCCATGCGTCTGCCGTTGGGGCAAGCTCTGGGAACGATTCGTTTTTCCGTGGGCCGGCTGAATGACGAAAAACAAATCGACCGCGCCGTTCGTTCGGTCACGGGAGCAGTGAAACGACTGAAGCCAGCCGCAGACGAAGAAACACCGCTTTTCGTCGACAGCGAAAATATTAAATTGACGCATTTCACTCACGGTCTGGGCTGCGCCTGCAAATTACGGCCGCAAAATCTGGAGCAGGTGCTTGCGTCAATGCCGAAAATCACCGACGCTAACGTATTGGTCGGAACGAACACCGCGGACGATGCGGCAGTTTACCGCATCAACGACGAGCAGGCTGTGGTGCAGACAGTGGATTTTTTCACGCCAATTGTGGATGATCCGTACGATTTCGGCGCGATTTCCGCTGCCAATTCTTTGAGCGATATTTACGCCATGGGCGGCAAACCGATTTTTGCTCTCAACATTGTCGGTTTTCCTGAGAAAAGGCTGCCGCTGGACGTTTTGCAGCAAATTTTGCGTGGCGCGAGCGACAAAGCCACGGAAGCAGGAATTCCCATCGTCGGCGGCCACACGGTAGAAGACAGCGAACCCAAATTCGGTCTCGCTGTCACCGGACTGATTGACCCGAAAAAAGTTCTCACCAACAGCCAGGCGCGTCCCGGCGACGCCATCGTTTTGACCAAACCCATCGGATTGGGAATCATCACCACCGGTCTCAAACGCGGCGTAGTTGACGAGGCCACAAAAAAACAAGCCATTGCAATAATGGCGCAGTTGAACGGCGCCGCCGCCGAGCTGATGGTGCAGTTTGAAGTTCACAGTTGCACTGATGTGACCGGGTTTGGCTTGTTGGGACATTTGAAAGAAATGACGACCGGCAGCGGCGTCAATGCAGAAGTGCGAGCTTCCGAGGTGCCGATTCTGGAGCAGGCGCGCGAATTAGCGCTCGCCGACGTGATTCCCGGCGGCACGGTGGCGAACGTGGATTTTGTTAAAAAAGTTGTCCGTTGGCACGAAAAAATTTCCGAAATTGACAAATTGCTCCTTTGCGATGCGCAGACTTCCGGAGGCTTGCTCATTGCACTGCCGGAAGTTGATGCGAAAAAGTTCGTCGGCCAAATGAATGCGAGTGCCAATGGCGGCAGTGCAATTATTGGTAAATTTACCGAAAAGGGAGAGGGGAAAATCACAGTGATTCCTTGA
- a CDS encoding glycoside hydrolase family 32 protein, translating to MKRQFKWNRYPGNPIIGPKPGTFFADQAANPDLLVRENEFYLYFRGQQGGHDRIGLARASKNNFTGAHWEILPEPVLDVGAAGDPDETHVLDPAAVEVDGKIYLYYSAVSPHCERSVCLAISHDGIHFQKYSGNPILIGGGPEIVYFRNRFHLFYWQDRPGRAGFEIHSAVSHDGK from the coding sequence ATGAAGCGCCAATTTAAATGGAATAGATACCCCGGGAATCCGATCATTGGACCCAAGCCAGGAACATTTTTCGCGGATCAGGCAGCAAATCCGGATTTATTAGTGCGAGAAAATGAATTTTATCTTTATTTCCGCGGTCAGCAGGGTGGACATGATCGAATCGGATTGGCGCGCGCCTCCAAAAATAACTTTACCGGCGCCCACTGGGAGATTTTGCCGGAACCGGTGCTGGATGTCGGGGCAGCCGGCGATCCCGACGAAACTCATGTGCTGGACCCGGCGGCGGTCGAAGTTGACGGGAAGATTTATTTGTACTATTCCGCTGTTAGTCCTCACTGTGAACGCAGTGTTTGTCTGGCAATTTCGCACGACGGAATTCATTTCCAAAAATATTCCGGGAATCCCATTCTCATTGGCGGCGGGCCTGAAATTGTTTATTTCAGAAACAGATTTCACCTTTTTTATTGGCAGGATCGCCCCGGACGAGCGGGATTTGAAATTCATTCTGCAGTTTCCCATGACGGAAAAA